A section of the Streptomyces sp. SLBN-118 genome encodes:
- a CDS encoding thioester reductase domain-containing protein: MTSLTHSEVTEEFAEDVVLHEDITGFTAPDPHTVSEVFLTGATGFLGAFLLKDLLARGLVVHCLVRAADAEAGLGRLKANLDTYEIDDVDLDRVRIVPGDVTKPRFGMDEPAYAEVAGRIGAIYHSAAKVNFLTLYKWLRKSTVDGTHEILRFACAAKAALHHVSTTGVFEPKASLGPRREADPTGPPEKLSLGYTKSKWVAEQLVREAGRRGVPTTIHRPGQVWGDTRTGACQPNDFVWRFIKGSIQAGLYPRKFRLDMNMVPVDYVSAAIVAISRDPASIGRAFHEVSPGSLDSDEILGLIRSSGYELKEVSIIKWMKGISADIHNSMYPLMAMIVDLEKVEVAEFADGDTREFLSGSGVECPDIDEKVFAAYVAYFVRHDVLPDPVL, encoded by the coding sequence ATGACTTCGCTCACGCATTCAGAAGTCACCGAGGAGTTCGCCGAAGATGTCGTCCTGCACGAAGACATCACCGGTTTCACGGCTCCGGATCCGCACACCGTATCCGAAGTGTTCCTCACCGGCGCGACCGGTTTTCTCGGGGCATTTCTGCTGAAGGACCTGCTGGCGCGCGGCCTTGTTGTGCACTGTCTGGTGCGAGCCGCCGACGCCGAAGCGGGACTCGGCCGGCTGAAGGCCAACCTGGATACGTACGAAATCGACGATGTCGATCTGGACCGGGTCAGGATCGTTCCCGGGGATGTGACGAAGCCCCGGTTCGGTATGGATGAGCCCGCTTATGCCGAAGTGGCCGGGCGTATCGGCGCCATTTATCACTCCGCGGCCAAGGTCAACTTCCTGACGCTGTACAAGTGGCTGCGCAAGTCGACGGTCGACGGTACTCACGAGATCCTGCGCTTCGCGTGCGCGGCGAAGGCCGCCCTGCACCATGTGTCGACCACGGGCGTCTTCGAGCCCAAGGCATCCCTGGGACCGAGGCGTGAGGCCGACCCCACCGGCCCGCCGGAGAAGCTGTCGCTCGGGTACACCAAGAGCAAGTGGGTTGCCGAGCAGCTCGTCCGCGAGGCCGGACGCAGGGGTGTCCCGACGACCATCCACCGCCCCGGCCAGGTGTGGGGTGACACGCGGACGGGGGCGTGCCAGCCGAACGACTTCGTCTGGCGGTTCATCAAGGGATCCATCCAGGCGGGTCTGTATCCGCGCAAGTTCCGCCTCGACATGAACATGGTGCCGGTCGACTACGTCAGCGCCGCGATCGTCGCCATCTCCCGGGACCCGGCGTCCATCGGCAGGGCGTTCCACGAGGTGAGCCCCGGTTCGCTGGACTCCGACGAGATTCTGGGCCTCATCCGCAGCTCCGGTTACGAGCTGAAGGAAGTCAGCATCATCAAGTGGATGAAGGGCATTTCGGCCGACATCCACAACTCCATGTACCCGCTGATGGCCATGATCGTCGATCTGGAGAAGGTCGAGGTCGCGGAATTCGCCGACGGCGACACACGGGAGTTCCTGAGTGGCTCCGGGGTCGAATGCCCGGACATCGACGAGAAGGTGTTCGCCGCCTATGTGGCGTACTTCGTCCGTCATGACGTCCTGCCGGACCCGGTTCTGTGA
- a CDS encoding GNAT family N-acetyltransferase — MTTWTLAPEAFDSPDASSLRREYYDEVASRYWKRPATDEEIEQGLDGDGVERLVPPTGQFVVGRYEGRPAACGGVLMLDAERAELTRVYLRPAFRGKGGAGLLMELLETQARRLGARRMVLNTRLDLVEARALYVRHGYGEIPAYCTGPYMEVWYGREL, encoded by the coding sequence ATGACGACCTGGACCCTGGCCCCCGAGGCCTTCGACTCCCCCGACGCGAGTTCGCTGCGTCGCGAGTACTACGACGAGGTCGCGAGCCGCTACTGGAAGCGGCCCGCGACCGACGAGGAGATCGAGCAGGGCCTGGACGGGGACGGGGTGGAGCGGCTCGTGCCACCCACGGGCCAGTTCGTCGTCGGCCGCTACGAAGGCAGGCCGGCGGCCTGCGGCGGCGTCCTGATGCTGGACGCCGAACGGGCGGAGCTCACGCGGGTGTATCTGCGGCCGGCTTTCCGTGGCAAGGGGGGCGCCGGTCTGTTGATGGAGCTGCTGGAGACGCAGGCGCGGCGACTGGGCGCCCGGCGCATGGTGCTCAACACGCGCCTGGACCTGGTGGAGGCGCGGGCGTTGTATGTGCGGCACGGTTACGGGGAGATCCCTGCGTATTGCACGGGGCCGTACATGGAGGTCTGGTACGGCAGGGAACTGTAG
- the solA gene encoding N-methyl-L-tryptophan oxidase — translation MTRWDAEAAVVGLGAWGASALWKLAARGVDVLGFERFTPGHSLGSSHGGARMFRLACLEDPRLVPLAQRSRELWSELEDAAQEQLFVPTGGLLIGPENGRIAGGTLRSAREHGIDVRTFTARALRFQYPRHTAVPDHHIGVWEPTAGIVRPERAVRSAVALARQAGARVYTDTRITSIEKVPGGVLLHTAQRTVRVRQVVVTAGSWLASLEPGLPLETVRMPITWFRQLEPDDSFTLDSFPVFMRELDDVRVLRGSGTEGGHDIRIGLEDRSVSAKAIDPDDSDRSVASEDWSDLAAMLPAKIPGLEAVPARVAVCMATRTPDGQFVIGRPGGDPRVVVAGGDNAHGFQHAPGIGEALADLVQSRPTRVPLDFLSPDRFA, via the coding sequence ATGACTCGGTGGGACGCTGAGGCTGCGGTCGTGGGACTCGGGGCCTGGGGCGCCTCGGCCCTGTGGAAACTGGCGGCCCGGGGCGTCGACGTCCTGGGCTTCGAGCGCTTCACACCAGGTCATTCGCTCGGCTCATCCCACGGCGGCGCCCGGATGTTCCGGCTCGCCTGTCTGGAAGACCCTCGGCTGGTCCCGCTCGCACAGCGGTCCCGTGAGCTGTGGTCTGAACTCGAAGACGCCGCGCAGGAGCAGCTGTTCGTCCCCACCGGCGGGCTCCTGATCGGACCCGAGAACGGCCGTATCGCCGGCGGCACCCTCCGCTCGGCCCGCGAACACGGCATCGACGTACGCACCTTCACGGCCCGCGCCCTGCGCTTCCAGTACCCGCGCCACACGGCCGTACCGGACCATCACATAGGTGTCTGGGAGCCGACCGCCGGGATCGTCCGGCCGGAGAGGGCGGTCCGCTCCGCCGTCGCACTCGCCCGGCAGGCGGGCGCCCGCGTGTACACCGACACCCGGATCACCTCGATCGAGAAGGTGCCGGGCGGAGTCCTGCTGCACACGGCGCAGCGGACCGTGCGGGTGCGGCAGGTCGTCGTGACGGCCGGCTCCTGGCTGGCGTCCCTCGAACCGGGACTGCCGCTGGAGACGGTACGTATGCCGATCACCTGGTTCCGGCAGCTGGAACCGGACGACAGCTTCACCCTGGACAGCTTCCCCGTCTTCATGAGGGAGCTGGACGACGTCCGGGTGCTGCGGGGCAGCGGGACGGAGGGCGGTCACGACATCCGGATCGGCCTGGAGGACCGCAGTGTGTCGGCCAAGGCGATCGACCCCGACGACAGCGACCGGTCCGTGGCGTCCGAGGACTGGTCGGACCTGGCGGCCATGCTGCCGGCCAAGATCCCGGGCCTCGAGGCGGTGCCCGCACGGGTCGCGGTCTGCATGGCAACCCGCACCCCGGACGGCCAGTTCGTGATCGGCCGCCCCGGGGGTGACCCCCGCGTGGTCGTCGCGGGCGGCGACAACGCGCACGGCTTCCAGCACGCGCCCGGCATCGGCGAGGCCCTGGCGGATCTGGTCCAGTCCCGGCCCACGAGGGTGCCGCTGGACTTCCTCTCGCCCGACCGGTTCGCCTGA
- a CDS encoding aspartate aminotransferase family protein, with protein MSDLRSGDAKETFRRVKRHFSPALSVAGKFSGQGAVESSADGCRVTLSDGRSVLDFGSYAVALLGHRNSAIVDAVRSQLDVMPASTRTVQSPVGPLAAESLTEYFGGALNRVYFGCGGADAVEVSLKLARMATGRMTVIAVDGAFHGKTLGALALTHNERFRTGLEPLLQGVVHVDPSDPEAVARVIAEQDVAAVIFEPVQAENGVQVLDEAVLAQWCADAHEHGAFVISDEIQVGLRRCGAKSVALEAGLAVDAVLLGKPLGGGVVPVSAAVGNDRLFQPLLSDPMKHTATFSGHPLGTAVIPVALDTIELHAEDGARVAAAMAEGLARIQEEYSDIVVAVRGRGLLWGIDFRSPELSGDVLAGLAQSGLVVSPCISRPTTVRLLPPIVATDEDVKEALSLLAGAIAKAAAGA; from the coding sequence ATGAGTGACCTTCGCTCGGGCGACGCCAAGGAAACCTTCCGGCGCGTGAAGCGGCATTTTTCTCCGGCGCTTTCGGTGGCCGGTAAATTCTCCGGGCAGGGTGCCGTCGAGTCCTCGGCGGACGGCTGCCGCGTGACCCTCTCGGACGGCCGTTCCGTCCTCGACTTCGGCTCGTACGCCGTCGCGCTCCTCGGGCACCGCAACAGCGCGATCGTCGACGCCGTACGCAGCCAGCTGGACGTGATGCCGGCGTCGACCAGGACGGTCCAGAGCCCGGTGGGCCCGCTGGCCGCGGAGAGCCTGACGGAGTACTTCGGAGGAGCCCTGAACCGGGTCTACTTCGGATGCGGCGGGGCGGACGCCGTCGAGGTGTCCCTCAAGCTCGCCCGTATGGCCACCGGCCGGATGACCGTCATCGCGGTCGACGGAGCCTTCCACGGAAAGACCCTCGGCGCCCTCGCTCTGACCCACAACGAACGCTTCAGGACGGGTCTGGAGCCGCTGCTCCAGGGCGTCGTCCATGTCGACCCCAGCGATCCCGAGGCGGTTGCCCGGGTCATCGCCGAACAGGACGTCGCGGCCGTCATCTTCGAGCCCGTACAGGCCGAGAACGGTGTGCAGGTGCTGGACGAGGCCGTCCTGGCGCAGTGGTGCGCCGACGCCCACGAGCACGGTGCCTTTGTCATCTCCGACGAGATCCAGGTCGGCCTGCGGCGGTGCGGCGCCAAGTCCGTGGCGCTGGAGGCGGGGCTGGCGGTGGATGCCGTACTGCTGGGCAAGCCCCTGGGCGGCGGCGTCGTCCCGGTCTCCGCCGCGGTCGGCAACGACCGGCTCTTCCAGCCCCTGCTGAGCGACCCGATGAAGCACACCGCCACCTTCAGCGGTCATCCGCTGGGCACCGCGGTGATTCCCGTGGCGCTGGACACCATCGAGCTGCACGCCGAGGACGGCGCCCGCGTCGCCGCGGCGATGGCGGAAGGTCTCGCGCGGATCCAGGAGGAGTACAGCGACATCGTGGTCGCCGTGCGAGGCCGTGGACTGCTGTGGGGCATCGACTTTCGTTCGCCCGAGTTGTCCGGCGACGTACTCGCGGGACTCGCCCAGAGCGGTCTGGTGGTCTCGCCCTGCATCAGCCGTCCGACGACCGTGCGGCTGCTCCCGCCGATCGTCGCGACCGACGAGGACGTGAAAGAGGCGCTGTCGCTTCTCGCCGGCGCGATCGCAAAGGCCGCCGCCGGCGCATAG
- a CDS encoding AfsR/SARP family transcriptional regulator — protein sequence MQFRVLGTPEIYDEVRQRSVQLTSPKQRVLLGALLVRMGSPVPTEALINELWGHNAPDKAINALQAHVSRLRQQLIEVEPSRANTPRLVARGSGYLLQARPDELDSVQFRLLVARAQRQLESDPHSACVLLRKALKLWRGPALAGGSHGPLSAGVAARLEEERLLALEDLCDASLRMGQHRQVIAQLEELVADHPLRERFRDQLALSLQRSGRPGEARTVRDTVRRRRTAEVAAGSAPVLTAPVRQIHEAGSRWQAQGTVEHAVAEEYGDGESAHREGAASLELLRLRRRVEQLTSEQHTLRSELDRLMALVEERFPARRRDSA from the coding sequence ATGCAATTCCGTGTACTGGGGACTCCCGAGATCTATGACGAGGTCAGACAACGGAGCGTCCAGCTGACCAGTCCCAAGCAGCGGGTGCTGCTGGGGGCGCTGCTGGTCCGGATGGGGTCTCCGGTGCCCACGGAAGCGCTGATCAACGAGCTCTGGGGACACAACGCACCGGACAAGGCCATCAACGCACTACAGGCGCACGTGTCCCGGCTGCGGCAGCAGCTGATCGAGGTGGAGCCCTCCCGGGCCAATACGCCGCGGCTTGTCGCGCGGGGTTCCGGTTATCTGCTGCAGGCGCGGCCCGACGAACTCGACAGTGTGCAGTTCCGGCTCCTGGTGGCGCGGGCGCAGCGGCAGTTGGAGTCCGATCCGCATTCCGCGTGTGTGCTGCTGCGCAAGGCCCTCAAGCTGTGGCGCGGACCCGCGCTGGCCGGCGGCTCGCACGGACCGCTGAGCGCGGGGGTCGCCGCCCGCCTGGAGGAGGAGCGGCTGCTCGCGCTGGAGGACCTGTGCGACGCCTCGCTCCGGATGGGCCAGCACCGTCAAGTGATCGCCCAACTGGAGGAGTTGGTCGCCGACCACCCTCTGCGGGAGCGCTTCCGCGACCAGCTGGCCCTCTCGCTCCAGCGCAGTGGCCGGCCGGGGGAGGCCCGTACGGTGCGCGACACCGTACGGCGACGGCGCACCGCCGAGGTCGCTGCGGGCTCGGCGCCGGTGCTGACCGCGCCCGTACGTCAGATCCACGAGGCCGGGAGCCGGTGGCAGGCGCAGGGCACGGTCGAGCACGCGGTGGCGGAGGAGTACGGCGACGGCGAGAGCGCCCACCGCGAGGGTGCGGCCAGCCTCGAACTTCTGCGGCTGCGACGACGGGTCGAGCAGCTGACCTCCGAACAGCACACACTCCGCTCGGAACTCGACCGCCTCATGGCACTGGTGGAGGAACGCTTCCCTGCCCGGCGCAGGGATTCCGCGTGA
- a CDS encoding type II toxin-antitoxin system RatA family toxin, translating into MLHTTHKSAGTPDQVWKVLLDCEAFPSYMEGVNEVTITGEEDGRRTSSWVVELKGSEMEWDQEDVIDVERRRLEFRQTEGDLAHYEGYWQVVEDTDGVGLELNVEFDIGLPMVAEMIHPAVAKALEGYQAGIVSQSL; encoded by the coding sequence GTGCTGCACACAACTCACAAGAGTGCCGGGACACCGGACCAGGTGTGGAAGGTGCTTCTGGACTGCGAGGCGTTCCCTTCGTACATGGAGGGCGTCAACGAGGTGACCATCACCGGTGAGGAGGACGGCCGCCGGACCAGCAGTTGGGTGGTCGAACTCAAGGGTTCCGAGATGGAGTGGGACCAGGAGGACGTCATCGACGTCGAGCGGCGGCGTCTGGAGTTCCGCCAGACCGAAGGGGATCTCGCCCACTACGAGGGCTATTGGCAGGTCGTCGAGGACACCGACGGAGTCGGCCTCGAACTGAACGTGGAATTCGACATCGGTCTGCCGATGGTGGCCGAAATGATTCATCCCGCGGTGGCCAAGGCGCTGGAAGGCTACCAGGCCGGAATTGTCAGCCAGAGCCTCTAG
- a CDS encoding LuxR family transcriptional regulator: MGKSLLLSTALERAADEGRTVLSVGGASWNSGTRAKGFGSLAECLESVEPSTLGGAAAERPVVGIDDAHLVDAASGHRLHRLVAAGRLSVLATSRKDAITPAGIDKLWVDRLIDHVEVAPFDRAALGDVLRARLGGHTDTSTLERLWAATHGNALMLRELIEHSLEDESLRCLNGTWVWQGLTERPGKRLSDVIRLGLRDLSHDENELVNMLAVAEPLEVDIAAASGLAHAAESLDLRGIVRVERTGARVDLRLAVPLSRVVVASRMSDLTAQRLRRQVADALERTGARRVEDVLRIVSLRMEAGIVPERDQLLAAARTALQRRDFSLAERLCLLALRDTPSKSDSAPYRPVPDSVEYGTDLCHVVTRAARSSEPSDCIRAALLLGQVLVGKGSHQEAEAVLATALECGVDVPHAEYIAAVHTRVINLAWRLRRVPDAGAVLAHAIKAVGSEQAGVLHGSRAMIAVMSNRLQDAVAIGDTVLGAQTAGLPVAQALVPVVAFARTELGDPAGALELLNSYRDLSYDWDTDALVLLDAVAARCSYLSGNLQEAAETLDAPRRYDSTDRWPVLVQSIIARSRLLRLLGQPERAVVLLRQSIAFDTGHEWPATRAWPLAQLAGALAESGMHSEALRTLVEARLVQREAVSHPIAEDEIAHDRALVLAHTGDFSGAVSQAVELAEGAAASGRTGTAVIALHLAARLKESAACRFRNQARELAAQSTGGLVRVMADHIQALAEADGNALSKVAKQFRDMGALPLAGEAAAQAARAYRASGQRRKGREAWAACQDMLRACGGALPPWMVSESRGESDIAPLTPREREVAALAATGLSNRDIANQLVVSVRTVENHLHRIYHKLGITARNNLKQGLEQATTQSDGTNRTAPMQLIRSAEPGSPAPEMKDSDRRTPRQSVLRFVDRPAS; encoded by the coding sequence GTGGGCAAAAGTCTGCTCCTCTCCACCGCACTGGAGCGAGCCGCCGACGAAGGCCGGACGGTCCTGTCCGTCGGCGGAGCAAGCTGGAACAGCGGCACACGGGCCAAGGGATTCGGATCGCTCGCCGAATGCCTGGAGTCCGTCGAGCCGTCCACGCTGGGCGGCGCCGCGGCCGAGCGCCCGGTCGTCGGCATCGACGACGCGCATCTGGTCGACGCGGCATCCGGCCACCGCCTCCACCGCCTCGTCGCGGCGGGACGCCTCAGCGTGCTCGCCACCAGTCGCAAGGACGCGATCACGCCGGCCGGCATCGACAAGCTCTGGGTCGACAGGCTCATAGACCACGTCGAAGTGGCTCCGTTCGACAGGGCCGCGCTGGGCGACGTCCTGCGCGCCCGCCTCGGCGGCCACACCGACACCTCCACGCTGGAGCGTCTGTGGGCAGCCACCCACGGAAACGCGCTGATGCTGCGCGAACTCATCGAGCACTCCCTCGAGGACGAGTCGCTGCGCTGCCTCAACGGAACCTGGGTCTGGCAGGGCCTGACCGAACGCCCCGGCAAGCGACTGTCCGACGTCATACGGCTCGGACTGCGCGATCTCAGCCACGACGAGAACGAACTCGTGAACATGCTCGCCGTCGCCGAGCCGCTCGAGGTCGACATCGCCGCCGCGTCGGGCCTCGCCCACGCGGCGGAGTCGCTCGACCTGCGCGGCATCGTGAGGGTCGAGCGCACCGGGGCCCGCGTGGACCTGCGGCTTGCGGTTCCGCTGAGCCGCGTGGTGGTCGCGTCCCGGATGTCCGACCTCACCGCGCAGCGGCTGCGCCGGCAGGTCGCCGACGCCCTGGAACGTACCGGCGCCCGCCGGGTCGAGGACGTCCTGCGCATCGTCTCCCTGCGGATGGAGGCGGGCATCGTACCCGAGCGGGACCAGCTCCTCGCCGCGGCCCGAACCGCGCTCCAGCGCCGGGACTTCTCACTCGCGGAACGCCTGTGCCTGCTGGCGCTGCGCGACACCCCCTCGAAAAGCGACTCGGCGCCCTACCGCCCCGTGCCGGACTCCGTGGAGTACGGAACGGACCTGTGCCACGTGGTGACCCGCGCCGCCCGGAGTTCCGAGCCCTCGGACTGCATCCGCGCCGCGCTGCTGCTCGGCCAGGTCCTGGTCGGCAAGGGATCCCACCAGGAGGCCGAGGCCGTCCTGGCCACGGCGCTCGAATGCGGGGTCGACGTGCCGCACGCCGAGTACATCGCCGCGGTGCACACCCGGGTCATCAACCTGGCCTGGAGGCTGCGGCGGGTGCCGGACGCCGGTGCCGTACTGGCCCACGCCATCAAGGCCGTCGGCTCCGAGCAGGCGGGAGTGCTGCACGGCAGCCGCGCCATGATCGCTGTGATGTCCAACCGGCTGCAGGACGCCGTCGCCATCGGTGACACCGTGCTGGGCGCCCAGACCGCCGGCCTTCCCGTCGCCCAGGCCCTGGTGCCCGTCGTCGCGTTCGCGCGGACCGAACTCGGGGACCCCGCGGGCGCCCTGGAGCTGCTGAACAGCTATCGGGACCTCTCGTACGACTGGGACACCGACGCCCTGGTCCTCCTCGACGCCGTCGCCGCACGCTGCTCCTACCTCTCGGGCAACCTCCAGGAGGCCGCCGAAACCCTGGACGCCCCGCGCCGCTACGACTCCACCGACCGCTGGCCCGTACTGGTACAGAGCATCATCGCCAGGTCCAGGCTCCTGCGGCTGCTGGGTCAGCCCGAGCGTGCCGTCGTTCTGCTGCGGCAGTCGATCGCCTTCGACACGGGCCACGAATGGCCGGCGACGCGGGCCTGGCCGCTGGCCCAACTGGCGGGTGCGCTCGCCGAGTCGGGGATGCACTCAGAAGCCCTTCGCACCCTCGTCGAGGCCCGCCTCGTCCAGCGCGAGGCGGTCTCGCACCCGATCGCCGAGGACGAGATCGCGCACGACCGCGCGCTGGTGCTCGCCCACACCGGGGACTTCTCGGGAGCCGTGTCCCAGGCCGTCGAGCTGGCCGAGGGCGCGGCGGCCTCGGGCCGCACCGGCACGGCGGTGATCGCGCTGCATCTGGCGGCCCGGCTCAAGGAGAGCGCCGCGTGCCGCTTCCGCAACCAGGCACGCGAGCTCGCCGCGCAGAGCACCGGGGGCCTGGTGCGGGTGATGGCCGATCACATCCAGGCGCTCGCCGAGGCCGACGGCAACGCGCTCTCCAAGGTCGCCAAGCAGTTCCGCGACATGGGAGCGCTGCCACTCGCCGGCGAGGCCGCCGCGCAGGCTGCGCGCGCGTACCGGGCATCAGGCCAGCGCCGCAAGGGCCGTGAGGCCTGGGCGGCCTGCCAGGACATGCTCCGCGCCTGTGGTGGCGCCCTGCCGCCGTGGATGGTGAGCGAGAGCCGCGGCGAGAGTGACATCGCGCCGCTGACCCCGCGGGAACGCGAGGTCGCCGCGCTCGCGGCGACGGGTCTGTCGAACCGTGACATCGCGAACCAGCTGGTGGTCTCCGTACGCACCGTGGAGAACCATCTGCACCGCATCTACCACAAGTTGGGCATCACCGCCCGCAACAACCTCAAGCAGGGTCTGGAGCAGGCGACCACGCAGTCCGACGGCACGAACCGGACGGCACCGATGCAGCTGATCCGCTCGGCAGAGCCCGGATCTCCGGCTCCGGAGATGAAGGACTCCGACCGGCGCACGCCCCGTCAGTCCGTCCTCCGGTTCGTCGACCGGCCCGCCTCCTGA